A genomic segment from Castor canadensis chromosome 1, mCasCan1.hap1v2, whole genome shotgun sequence encodes:
- the Vip gene encoding VIP peptides isoform X2: MEARNKPQLLLFMTLFSVLFSQTLAWPLFESPSTLRLDDSVQLEGANEPDEDSLKADTDILQSALAESDAPHDDVSRNARHADGVFTSDFSRLLGQLSAKKYLESLIGKRVSNISEHSAPMKRHSDAVFTDNYTRLRKQMAVKKYLNSILNGKRSSQGESPNVPNEQEK, translated from the exons ATGGAAGCCAGAAACAAGCCCCAACTCCTCCTATTCATGACACTTTTCAGTGTCCTTTTCTCACAGACATTGGCCTGGCCTCTTTTTGAATCACCTTCTACTCTGAG GTTGGATGACAGCGTACAGTTAGAAGGAGCAAACGAACCTGATGAAGATTCATTAAAAGCAGACACTGACATCCTGCAAAGTGCATTAGCTGAAAGTGACGCACCCCATGATGATGTATCCAG AAATGCCAGGCATGCTGATGGAGTTTTCACTAGTGACTTTAGTAGACTCCTCGGTCAACTTTCTGCTAAAAAGTACCTTGAGTCCCTTATTGGAAAGCGAGTTAG TAACATCTCTGAACACTCTGCACCAATGAAACGACACTCGGATGCAGTCTTCACTGACAACTACACCCGTCTTAGAAAACAAATGGCTGTCAAGAAATACTTGAACTCAATTCTGAATGGGAAGAGGAG CAGCCAGGGAGAATCTCCCAACGTCCCTAATGAACAAGAGAAATGA
- the Vip gene encoding VIP peptides isoform X1, with amino-acid sequence MEARNKPQLLLFMTLFSVLFSQTLAWPLFESPSTLRLDDSVQLEGANEPDEDSLKADTDILQSALAESDAPHDDVSRNARHADGVFTSDFSRLLGQLSAKKYLESLIGKRVSSNISEHSAPMKRHSDAVFTDNYTRLRKQMAVKKYLNSILNGKRSSQGESPNVPNEQEK; translated from the exons ATGGAAGCCAGAAACAAGCCCCAACTCCTCCTATTCATGACACTTTTCAGTGTCCTTTTCTCACAGACATTGGCCTGGCCTCTTTTTGAATCACCTTCTACTCTGAG GTTGGATGACAGCGTACAGTTAGAAGGAGCAAACGAACCTGATGAAGATTCATTAAAAGCAGACACTGACATCCTGCAAAGTGCATTAGCTGAAAGTGACGCACCCCATGATGATGTATCCAG AAATGCCAGGCATGCTGATGGAGTTTTCACTAGTGACTTTAGTAGACTCCTCGGTCAACTTTCTGCTAAAAAGTACCTTGAGTCCCTTATTGGAAAGCGAGTTAG CAGTAACATCTCTGAACACTCTGCACCAATGAAACGACACTCGGATGCAGTCTTCACTGACAACTACACCCGTCTTAGAAAACAAATGGCTGTCAAGAAATACTTGAACTCAATTCTGAATGGGAAGAGGAG CAGCCAGGGAGAATCTCCCAACGTCCCTAATGAACAAGAGAAATGA